From the genome of Glycine max cultivar Williams 82 chromosome 2, Glycine_max_v4.0, whole genome shotgun sequence, one region includes:
- the LOC100807292 gene encoding RING-H2 finger protein ATL34, producing MNMHKESPLIKLHSFDQGHAWLALLHLLIHVSPAVTGQPVTPPVQPDSNKSMVTIMAILAIMFLILVFLSIYSRKCYDRQAPTRGILDRADPTGAAGNPSQAESNGLNQATIETFPSFLYGDVKGLKIGKDTLACAVCLNEFEDDETLRMIPKCCHVYHRYCIDEWLGSHSTCPVCRANLVPQPEDVNINTNIPSILSIQIPDEHEHEYEYETVVVGEEHKRGNVVESPKVNLLRRIRSLNHQSRPSRSRSTGFLSSLLFSRSNSLGQMQLAHNAAGENYERFTLRLPEEVRSQMMLQRANSCVCFTRMSSGTWGYRTTRSAGRRCVQYERFGGGDDEGWGFTLTPPSLIRNGWNNNRSTRKSQRSGLVLDNNNADEKSSEFLPLG from the coding sequence atgaacatgCATAAGGAGAGTCCTCTTATCAAACTCCACAGTTTCGACCAAGGCCATGCATGGCTGGCTCTATTGCACCTTCTCATTCACGTCTCACCCGCAGTAACCGGTCAACCGGTAACCCCGCCGGTGCAACCCGACAGCAACAAATCCATGGTCACAATCATGGCCATTTTGGCCATCATGTTTCTCATCTTAGTCTTCCTCTCCATTTACTCCCGCAAGTGCTACGACCGGCAGGCCCCGACACGTGGCATCCTCGACCGCGCGGACCCCACCGGCGCAGCCGGTAACCCGTCGCAAGCTGAATCCAATGGCCTCAACCAAGCCACAATAGAAACGTTCCCAAGTTTCCTCTACGGCGACGTGAAGGGTCTGAAAATCGGAAAAGACACGCTTGCATGCGCGGTTTGCTTGAACGAGTTCGAAGACGACGAGACCCTCCGCATGATCCCCAAATGCTGCCACGTGTACCACCGCTATTGCATTGATGAGTGGTTAGGTTCTCACTCCACGTGCCCGGTGTGTCGCGCCAACCTCGTTCCACAACCAGAAGACGTAAACATCAACACGAATATCCCTTCAATCCTGTCAATTCAGATACCCGATGAACACGAACATGAATATGAATACGAGACTGTTGTTGTTGGTGAGGAACATAAGAGAGGTAATGTCGTGGAATCACCGAAGGTGAATTTGCTTCGGAGGATTCGCTCGTTGAATCATCAGAGCCGTCCATCGAGGTCGAGGTCGACGGGGTTCTTGTCTTCGCTTTTGTTTTCGAGATCAAACTCGTTGGGGCAAATGCAATTGGCGCATAATGCCGCTGGAGAGAATTATGAGAGGTTTACGCTAAGGTTACCCGAGGAGGTACGGAGCCAGATGATGCTGCAGCGTGCGAATAGCTGCGTGTGCTTTACGAGGATGAGCAGTGGCACGTGGGGGTATAGGACGACGAGAAGCGCGGGGAGACGGTGTGTACAGTACGAGAGATttggtggtggtgatgatgaAGGGTGGGGTTTCACTTTGACTCCACCGAGTCTCATTAGGAACGGTTGGAATAATAATAGATCAACGAGAAAATCACAGCGTTCGGGTCTGGTGTTGGATAATAATAATGCTGATGAGAAATCCTCTGAATTCTTGCCTCTTGGGTAG